From Sinorhizobium sp. B11:
CTATTCGATCCGGCTGCCTTCGCCGGGACGCTGGCGGGAAATCCTCAATACCGATGCCGACATCTATGGGGGCAGCGGAAAAGGCAATGGCGGGCGCGTGCAGGCCGTCGATGCCGGCGGCGAGATAAGCTGCTCGATAACCCTGCCGCCGCTGGCGACGATCATGCTTGAACCTGAGAATTAGTGACTGGTGGGAGGAGAAAATGGTAGAAAAAACGCATTCAGCCACTTGCCCGCGATGCAATGGCCTATGTTCTGGCCGGCGGTAGGGGAAGTCGCCTCAAGGAACTGACGGACCGGCGCGCCAAGCCAGCCGTCTATTTCGGCGGCAAGGCGCGCATCATCGACTTCGCATTGTCCAATGCCTTGAATTCCGGCATCCGCCGTATCGGCGTCGCCACGCAGTACAAGGCGCATTCGCTGATCCGCCATATGCAGCGCGGCTGGAACTTCTTCCGTCCGGAACGAAATGAAAGCTTCGATATCCTGCCAGCCTCCCAGCGCGTCTCCGAGACGCAATGGTATGAAGGCACTGCCGACGCCGTCTATCAGAACATCGATATTATCGAGGATTACGGCGTCGAATACATGGTCATCCTCGCCGGCGACCATGTCTACAAGATGGACTACGAATACATGCTCCAGCAGCATGTCGATTCCGGCGCTGATGTAACGATCGGCTGCCTGGAAGTACCGCGCATGGAAGCGGTCGGATTCGGCGTCATGCATGTCAACGAGAAGGACGAGATCTTCGCCTTCATCGAAAAGCCGGCCGACCCGCCGGGCATTCCTGACAAACCGGATTTCGCGCTGGCCTCGATGGGCATCTACGTCTTCCGCACGAAGTTCCTGCTCGATCTGTTGCGCCGCGATGCGGCCGACCCGACCTCGAGCCGAGACTTTGGCAAGGACATTATCCCTTACATCGTCAAGAACGGTAAGGCCGTTGCCCATCGTTTCGCCAAGTCCTGCGTGCGTTCGGATTTCGAGCACGAGCCCTACTGGCGCGACGTAGGGACGATCGACGCCTATTGGCAGGCCAATATCGACCTGACGGCCATCGTCCCCGCTCTCGATATCTATGACAAGTCCTGGCCGATCTGGACCTATGCCGAGATCACTCCACCGGCGAAATTCGTCCATGACGACGAAGACCGCCGCGGCTCGGCAACCTCGTCCGTCGTCGCCGGCGACTGCATCATCTCAGGCGCAAGCCTTAACCGGAGCCTTCTCTTCACTGGTGTCAGGGCCAATTCCTTCTCCAAGCTGGACGGAGCGGTCATTCTGCCCAATGTGAAGATCGGCCGGCGCGCGCAGCTCAAGAACGTTGTGATCGACCACGGTGTCGTCATCCCGGAAGGTCTTGTCGTTGGCGAGGACCCAGAACTCGACGCGCGGCGCTTCAGACTGACGGAAAGCGGCATTTGCCTGATCACGCAACCGATGATCGACAAGCTGGATATCTGACTTATGAAAGTTCTTTCGGTCTCGTCCGAAGTCTTCCCTTTGATCAAGACAGGGGGCCTTGCCGATGTGGCAGGCGCCCTGCCCATAGCCCTCAAATCCTTCGGCGTTGAAACCAAGACCCTCATGCCCGGCTATCCCAGCGTCATGAAGATGCTGCAGAACCCGGTCGTCCGCCTGGAGCTTCCGGATCTGCTCGGCCAGCCGGCAAGAATATTGGAGGTGGAGCATCAGGGTCTCGATATCCTCGTGCTTGACGCTCCGGCCTATTACGACCGCCCCGGCGGTCCCTATCTCGATACGACAGGCAAGGATCATCCGGACAATTGGCGCCGTTTTGCCGCCCTGTCGCTGGCAGGCTCCGAGATCGCCGCAGGCCTGCTGCCGGGCTGGCGGCCTGATCTGGTGCATGCCCATGACTGGCAGGCTGCGCTGGTGCCAGTCTATATGCGCTATTACCCGACGCCCGAGCTGCCGAGCGTCCTGACGATCCACAACATTGCCTTCCAGGGTCAATTTGGCGCCGACATCTTCCCCGGCTTGCGTCTGCCGCTCCATGCCTTTGCCACCGAAAGTATAGAATACTATGGCACCGTCGGCTTCCTGAAGGGTGGCCTGCAGACCGCCACGGCCCTCACCACGGTCAGCCCCTCCTATGCCGATGAAATCCTGACCTCTGAATTCGGCATGGGACTGGAAGGTGTCATCGCCAGCCGCCGCGACGTGTTGCATGGCATTGTCAACGGCATCGACGCCGACATCTGGAATCCGGCGACCGATCCGGTCGTCCACACGCATTACGGCCCGACGACGCTGAAAAATCGGCTCGAAAACCGCAGGTCGATCGAGGAATTCTTCCATCTCGACCATGACGATGCGCCGATCTTCTGCGTCATCAGCCGCCTGACCTGGCAAAAGGGCATGGATCTTGTCGCAAGCACTGCCGACAGGATCGTCGCCCTCGGCGGCAAGCTCGTGGTGCTGGGATCCGGCGAGGCAGCCCTCGAAGGCGCGCTGCTGGCCGCCGCCCACCGTAATCCCGGCCGTATCGGCGTTTCCATCGGCTACAACGAGCCGATGTCGCACCTCATGCAGGCTGGCTGCGACGCGATCATCATACCCTCGCGCTTCGAGCCTTGCGGTCTCACCCAGCTCTATGGACTGCGTTACGGCTGCGTGCCGATCGTGGCGCGCACCGGCGGTCTCAACGACACCGTCATCGACGCCAACCATGCCGCACTTGCGGCAAAGGTGGCGACAGGCATACAATTCGCACCCGTAAACGAAGAAAGCATGCTACAGGCACTGCGCCGCGCCATGCACCTTTACGCGGATCAAAAAGTCTGGACCCAATTGCAAAAGCAAGGCATGAAGTCGGATGTCTCTTGGGAGAAGAGCGCCGAACGTTATGTTGCCCTGTATTCAAGCCTCGTCTCGAAAGGCATGTGAGCTAAAATGATCAAGTCCGTTCCCTCCACGCCCTATCAGGACCAGAAACCCGGCACCTCGGGTCTGCGCAAGAAGGTTCCCGTCTTCCAGCAGCCGAACTATGCGGAGAACTTCATCCAGTCGATCTTCGATTCACTGGAAGGCTATCAGGGCAAGTGCCTGGTCATCGGCGGCGACGGACGCTACTACAATCGCGAAGTCATCCAGAAGGCGATCAAGATGGCCGCCGCCAATGGCTTCGGCAAGGTCATGGTGGGCAAGGGCGGCATTCTTTCGACACCGGCAGCCTCTCACATCATCCGCAAGTACAAGGCTTTCGGCGGCATCATTCTCTCGGCCAGTCATAACCCTGGTGGCCCGACCGAAGACTTCGGCATCAAATACAACGTCAACAATGGCGGCCCGGCGCCGGAAAAGATCACCGACGCGATCTTTGCCCGCTCCAAGGTGATCGACAGCTACAAGATTGCCGATTTCGCCGACGTCAACATCGATCGCATCGGCAAGGAAGAGCTGCCGGGCGGCACGATCCTCTCGGTTATCGACCCGGTCGAAGACTATGCCGCGCTGATGGAAGAACTCTTCGATTTCGGCGCGATCCGTAATCTCATCAGCCTTGGCTTCCGCATCGCCTTCGATGCCATGAGCGCCGTGACTGGCCCCTATGCCAAGGAGATCTTCGAGAACCGTCTCGGCTCTCCCTCGGGCTCCGTTCGCAATTTCATGCCACTCCCGGATTTTGGCGGCCATCATCCGGATCCGAACCTCGTTCATGCCAAGGAGCTCTACGACGAGATGATGGGTGAGGATGCGCCCGATTTCGGCGCCGCATCCGACGGCGACGGCGACCGCAACCTCATTATCGGCCGCGGCATTTTCGTAACCCCGTCCGACAGTCTTGCGATCCTTGCCGCCAACGCCAATCTCGCGCCCGGCTATTCCGGCGGCCTCGCCGGTATCGCACGCTCCATGCCGACATCGGGCGCGGCCGACCGCGTGGCTGAAAAGCGCGGCATCGGCATTTACGAGACCCCAACCGGCTGGAAATTCTTCGGCAACCTGCTCGACGCCGGCATGGCGACGATCTGCGGCGAAGAAAGCGCCGGCACCGGTTCGAACCATGTCCGCGAGAAGGACGGTCTCTGGGCCGTCCTGCTATGGCTGAACGTTCTGGCCGTACGCGGTGAAAGCGTGCAGGACATCGTGACCCAGCATTGGCAGACTTACGGCCGCAATTATTATTCCCGTCATGACTATGAAGGTGTCGACAGCGATGCCGCAAACGGCCTGGTGGATAATCTGCGCGCCCAGCTTTCTACGCTGCCCGGGAAGACCTTCGGCGATCTGACCGTCGAAAAAGCAGATGATTTCGCCTATCACGATCCGGTCGACAAATCGGTCAGCGAACATCAGGGTATCCGCGTCCTGTTTGCGGGCGGCTCCCGCGTGGTCTTCCGCCTTTCCGGCACCGGCACGTCTGGCGCAACCCTTCGCGTCTATATCGAGCGCTATGAGCCGGATTCGACTCGCCATAATATCGAAACGCAGGAAGCGCTCGCGGATCTGATCGCGGCCGCCGAAAGCATCGCAAACATTCGTGAGCGCACGGGACGCAACGAGCCGACCGTGATCACCTGATCCCGGGGGGCATATGGGGGGCAACAGTTCCGCGCAGGGCGGCGCCATCGTTTTCGAAACAGGCGTTGAATTTTCTGTCTGGTCGCATCATGCAGCGCAGATTGATCTCTGCCTCTTCGACGATGCCGACAAGGAATATGCAAGGCTCCCCATGGCCCGCGACAGCGACCATGTTTTCCGCCTTTTCGTCGATGGATTGAAGGAAGGCGCCCGCTACGGCTACCGGGCGGATGGTATCTATGCTCCGGACAACGGCCTCTGGTTCGACCCTTCAAAACTGCTGATCGATCCCTATGCCAAGGCAGTCGACGGGCCATTCCACTACGATCCGCGTCTTGGCATCTTCGGTGAAGATACGCAGCATCTGATACCGAAGTCGGTCGTCACCAAGGACGCGCCTGTCAAGATTCAAAAGCCGCTCTTCAAACAGGGCGGCTTTATTTACGAGGTGGCCGTCAAGCCCTTCACCATACTGCATCCGGAAGTGCCGGAAGCTCAGCGCGGCACGGTAGCCGCCCTTGCCCATCCCTCCGTCGTCGCTCATCTGAAACGCATCGGCGTCGATGCCATCGAGCTTATGCCCATCACCGCCTGGATCGACGAACGCCATCTGCCGCCGCTTGGACTGACGAATGGCTGGGGCTACAATCCTGTCGCCTTCATGGCGCTGGACCCGCGTATCGTGCCAGGAGGTGTCGCGGAACTGAGCGACACCGTGGCGAAGCTGCATGAGGAAGGTATCGCCGTCATCCTCGACCTCGTCTTCAACCATACGGGCGAAAGCGACCGATACGGCACGACGCTGTCACTCCGCGGCATCGACAATCTTAGCTACTATCGCCACGTGGCGGATCGGCCATCCGTGCTCGTCAACGATACCGGCACCGGCAATACGGTTGCCTGCGACCATCCCCATGTCCAGCGGCTCATCATCGACAGCCTGCGCCATTTCGTCCGCAATGCAGGCATCGACGGCTTCCGCTTCGATCTGGCTCCGGTTCTCGGCCGCACGGCAAACGGTTTCGACCGGAACGGAACACTGGCTGCAATTCTCGCCGACGATCTGCTCGGCGATCGTATCATGATTGCCGAGCCCTGGGATATCGGTCCAAGCGGCTATCAGCTCGGCAACTTTCCGGCACCGTTCCAGGAATGGAACGACCGTGCCCGCGATGACGTCAGGTGCTATTGGCGCGGTGATGATTGGAAGACTGGCTCACTCGCGACGGTGCTCGCCGGCTCGTCGAACATCTTCTCGGCCAACGGCGGAACAGAAACCCGCAGTGTCAATTTCCTCGCCGCCCATGACGGTTTCACGCTCATGGACCTCGTGTCGTACAACGGCAAGCACAACGAGGCGAACGGTGAGAACAATCGCGACGGCCACAACGAGAACCATTCCTGGAACAACGGCGTCGAAGGCGAAACCGCCTATCCTGTCATCCGTGAACGCCGCAAGGCTGATGTCAGGGCGCTGATCTCCACCCTCTTTGCCAGCCGCGGCAGCATCATGCTGACGGCCGGAGACGAAGGTGGTCGCACGCAGCATGGCAACAACAATGCCTATTGTCAGGACAACGAGATCACTTGGGTCGACTGGAAGCAGCTGGACGAGGGCCTGATCGCCCACACAGCCTTCGTCGCAGCGCTTCGCCACCGCTTCTCGGTCTTCTCCGACCTGGCCTTCTTCTCCGGTAACGGCGATGTGGAATGGATTTCGCTCTCCGGCGAGCCGATGACAACAGGCGAATGGGAAACGCCGTCTTTCTCCACCCTCGGCATGATCCTTGCGACCGAGGATCGCTCCAGCCGCAAACAGACCCGCCTCGCCGTCCTGTTCAATCGCTCAGAACAACACCAAGTCTTTACGCTTCCCTCAGCCGGCGAAGCAAACTGGCGGCAGCTTGTACCGGACGGTGCGCGAAAAGTCGGCGGCCGCGCTACCGTTGAACCACGTTCTGTCGCCTTTTTCGTGGAAAATTGATCCACGAAACATGCCAGTGCGAATCATTATCGCAATCGTCATGAATGCGCGATAAGGCTTTGCGGCTGCGGCTTTTTACGAGGAATGCATGGTCATGGATATTTCGCTCTCGGAGGTCCGGGGGCTGGTCGGCACGGAAACAGGATTGTCTGACTGGATCCTTGTCGATCAGGAGATGATCGATGCCTTTGCCGGAGCAACCAGCGACCATCAGTTCATTCACGTCGATCCTGTTCGCGCTGCAGCCGAAAGTCCTTTCGGCGGAACCATCGCCCACGGCTTCCTGACACTCTCGCTGTTGTCGACGATGAATTACAATTGCTTGCCCAAAGTGCGCGAGCAGACGATGGGCATCAACTACGGTTTCGATAAGATCCGCTTCATGTCGCCGGTCAGGAGTGGCACCCGCATTCGCGGCCACTTCGTGCTCGCGGACGCCCGCTTTCGCGGCGCCGGCATGCTGATGACGACCTATGATGTCTCGATCGAAATCGAAAACGAAAAGAAGCCGGCACTAACCGCCCGCTGGATAACCATCATCCAGTTCGACCCGAAGGACCGGCCGGAAGACGCCTAGGTTCCTTGCGGGCCTTAGTGGCTCGCGTCCTCGGCGCCTTCGGCGAGCAGTCCAAAAACATACTCCGAAAACGACCGCCAGCATTCCACCCGGAACGTATCGTCCTCGGTGCGGAAGAGAACGATCTCGGCCTTGCCGAAGATTGTCCGCGAGCAAGCGCCCACCGGGAAAATCTCCAGAGAGAGATCCTGCGGGCAGCCGGCCGACAGCGTCACCTCGGCACCCGGTCCGGAAACAATGATACCCACATTGCGGTGCGAAACATCGACCGCGGAATGAAGAGCATCCGCGCCGGAAAGAAGCGACAGAAGATCCGAGCCGGCCTCGTCGATAACGAGCCACTCGTCCGGTCCCAGCCAGAGGGCCGAACGTCCTCCGGCACTGCCGGAGGTCTTGGGTGCTGCCGGCAAAGTCACCCCCAGCGCAGAAGACAGCGTGGATACGGATCCGGCCGGCGCACGCAGCGCAATGCGGGTCGCGACTGGTGCTACCGTTAGGCGCACCGTCGCCGAACCGGCAAGGAGACCGGAGAGAGCCGGCTTGCGAATTGCGACTTCAGCCATGGATACGGCCTCCTTCCTTGTCAAAGAACACCAGATCAGTCACCTCGACCGGAATGGTCCGATCCGGCATCGGCACATAGAGCGTTTCGCCCACCAGGTTGCGGCCACCTTCGACCAACGCAAAAGCAATCGAACGATCACAATTTTCAGACCAGTAGGCCGATGTTACGTGGCCGAGCATCTTCATCGGTTTCGGCTGGTTCGGGTTTGCGACGATCTGCGCCCCCTCCTCCAGCACCAGCTTCGCATCCTTCGTCGCGAGACCGACGAGCTGCTTGCGCCCTTCCTTCACGAGATCAGGTCGCTTCAGCCCGCGAATGCCGACAAAATCCGCTTTCTTCTTGGAGACCGCCCAGGAGAGGCCAGCGTCATCGGGCGTCACCGTCCCATCCGTATCCTGGCCGACGATGATATAGCCCTTTTCCGCGCGAAGCACATGCATGGTCTCCGTGCCGTAGACGCAGGCGCCGAGCGGCTCCGCATTGGCCCAGACCGCTTCCAGCACCGACTGTCCGTAGTCGGCTGGCACATTGATTTCGAAGCCTGTTTCACCGGTGAAGGAGACGCGGAAGAGACGCGCCGGAACGCCCGCCACCTTGCACTCGGCCACGCTCATGTGCGGGAAGGCCTCGTTGGAAATATCAAGCCCTTCGACCAGAGGCGCGACGATCTCACGTGCTTTCGGTCCTTGCACTGCGATAACAGCCCATTGCTCGGTGACAGAGGTCAGCCAAACCTTCAGATGCGGGAATTCCGTCTGCAGATAGTCTTCCATGTGGTTGAGAACACGCGGCGCCCCACCGGTCGTGGTCGTGACATGGAAACGGTCATCAGCGAGACGACCGACGACGCCGTCGTCATAAACGAAACCATCCTCGCGCAGCATGATGCCATAGCGGCATTTGCCAGGTTTCAATGTGTCCCAGGCATTGGTGTACATGAGGTTCATGAATTCGGCGGCATCCGGCCCGACGACCTCGATCTTGCCGAGCGTCGAAGCGTCGAAGATACCGGCGACCTCACGCGCTGTGCGGCACTCACGGGCAACCGCCTGATGCATCGTTTCACCGGCGCGCGGATAAAACCAAGCGCGCTTCCAGTTGCCGACATCCTCGAAGACTGCGCCCTTGGCTTCTTCCCAGCCATGCAGCGGAGTCTTGCGCGTAGGGTCAAACAGCGGCCCACGCGAATGCGCGATCAGTGCACCATAAGTCACCGGCGTATAGGGCGCGCGGAAGGTGGTGAGGCCGACCTGCGGAATATCCTTGCCGAGCGTTTCTGCGGCAATGGCCAGACCATGCATGTTGGACAGCTTGCCCTGGTCGGAGGCCATGCCATTCGTCGTAAAGCGCTTGATGTGCTCGATCGAATGCATGCCTTCGCGCACCGCAAGGCGGATATCCTTGGCGCAGACATCATGCTGGAAGTCGATGAAGGCCTTGGCGTTCGTCTCCGGTCCGGCCCCTTCGGCAGCACCAATCATGCCGCCCGTCCAGTCGAATGCCTGCTCGACGGAAACACCGATCTTGCTGCCTGTCTTTTTGCCGACGGCCTGCGCCATCAGTTCACCGGCGGCAAGCGATTCCTCGACGGTCTGCTGCAGTCCGTCCGTGCCGTTGCAGGCGCCCACGGAAAGGCAGTCCTGCGCATAGGTGCCGGGCAGGAAACGCTGCGTCTCGGCATCGAAGGCAACCTTGCCCCGCGACTGTGAAAAAAGATGCACGGAGGGTGTCCATCCGGCGCAGACGAGCAGCGCGTCAACGCTGATCTTGCGCGGTGACCCGCCGCCATTGCGCGCGACCGTCATAGAGGAAATGCGCAGCGCACCCGACGTATTGACGACCGACTGGCCGGTCAGAACATCGATGCCGAGCGCACGGGCTTCAGCGAGCACTGCAGCACCCGGCGCCTGCCTGACATCAACGATCGCGGCAATCGAAATGCCCGCTCGTTTCAGGTCGAAAGCAGCCTCGTAGGCAGAGTCATGGGCCGTATAGACGCCGACCGTCTGGCCGACGGCAACACCATAGTGATTGAGATACATCCGCCCGGCCGAAGCGAGCATGATGCCGGGGCGATCGTTGTTCGGGAACACCATGTGCCGCTCGATGGCACCCGTCGCCAGTATCACGCGCTTGGCGCGGACCTGCCAGAGCCGTTCGCGCGGCAGATCGCGGCCGGGGCGGGCGATATGATCCGTGACGCGTTCGACAAGGCCGACGAAGTTGTGGTTGTAGTAACCGAAAGCCGTGGTGCGCGTCAGGACCTCGACATTCTCTATGGCCTTCAGCCGGGCAAGGGTCTTCTGCACCCAGGCGTAACCATCAAGCCCATCCACTTTCACGCCGGCATCGAAGCGCAACGCGCCGCCGGCTTCCGCCTGCTCGTCGCAAAGCACGACTTTCGCGCCGGCTTCCGCAGCGGCCAATGCCGCCGAAAGGCCGGCAATGCCGGCACCGACGACCAGCACGTCGCAATGGGCGTAGCGGCCGGCGTAGTGATCCGGATCATCCTCAGTCGGCGCGACACCAAGACCTGCAGCACGGCGGATCATCGGCTCGTAGACCCGCTTCCAGGCGGCCCGCGGCCACATGAAGGTCTTGTAGTAGAAACCCGCAGCGAAGAAGGGCGAAAACAGGTTATTGACCGCGCCGACGTCGAAGGAAAGCGACGGCCAACGGTTTTGCGACTTCACGATCATGCCGTCGAAGACTTCCTGCACGGTTGCCCGCACATTGGGCTGCTTGCGGGCGCTGTCGCGCGCGACATCGATCAGCGCATTCGGCTCCTCGGCGCCCGCCGAAAGAATGCCGCGCGCGCGATGATATTTGAACGAACGTCCGACAAGGTGCACACCGTGGGCAATCAAGGCCGAGGCGACGGTATCGCCTTCGAGCGCCGTATAGCTCTTGCCATCGAAGGTAAAAACGCGCAGTCCTCGCGGGCGTCAGCCGGCCCTTGCCGACGATACGGTTCGCGCCGCTCATTGCGCCTCTCCTTCAACAGCTTCATAGGTCTCGACCGGTGCATGCGGCTCGGCCGCTGTGCCGATCTCAGGCTTCGGTTCGCCGGCCTTGTAGGTCATGATGAACTTGTCGCTCACGGTATCGCGTGCCGCATTGAAGAAGCGCCCGCAACCATGCATGTGGCGCCAACGTTCGAAAATCAGGCCTTTCGGGTTATCGCGCAGGAAGAAATATTCCTCGAACTCTTCATCCGAGATCGAAGCGATATTGGTCGGCCGGGCGATATGGGCGTCGCCGGCACCCCGGAATTCGAGCTCCGAGCGCTCTTCCTGACAGTAAGGGCAGTAGATCAGCAGCATGATTGTCCTCGTGTCAGTGCGCAACGGCGGCAGCTGCCGCCTCGTCGATCAGCCGCCCGCTGCGGAAACGCTCCAGCGTCAGTCCGGCATTGAACTTGTGCGGCTCGTCGCGGGCAATCAGGTGGGCAAAGAGATTGGCCGAACCGGGTGTCGCCTTGAAGCCGCCGGTACCCCAGCCGCAATTGACGTAGAGCCCGGGAACCGGCGTCTTCGACTGGATGGCTGACCGGTCCGGCGTGTTGTCGACGATACCGCCCCACTGGCGCATCATCTTCACGCGGCGGAACATCGGGAAGAGCTCGCAGATGGCGTCGAGCGTATGCGTGATGATCTGCAGGCCGCCGGTCTGCGAGTAGGAATTATACTGGTCCGTGCCCGCACCGATGACGAGTTCGCCCTTGTCGGACTGCGAGATATAGGCATGCACCGTGTTCGACATGACGACGCAGGGGAAGATCGGTTTCAGCGGCTCGGAAACCAGAGCCTGCAGCGGGCTCGATTGCAGCGGCACGCGTACATCCGCCATCTTCATGATTGTCGTCGTGTGGCCGGCTGCAGAGACCGCGACCTTCTTTGCGCCGATGAAACCCCTGCTGGTCTCGACGCCGGTCACGCGACCGTCCGGACCGCGGCGGATGCCGGTGACTTCGCAATTCTGGATGATGTGAACGCCACGGTCGGACGCCGCACGCGCATAGCCCCAGGCAACCGCATCGTGACGCGCCGTACCACCGCGGCGCTGCAAGGCAGCCCCGTTGATCGGGTATCGTGCCGTCGCCGAAATATCGAGCGGCGGACAATAGGCCTTGGCCTGCTCCGGCGTCAGCCATTCATTGTCGATGCCATAGAGCCGGTTGGCATGGATATGCCGCTTGAAGCTCTGCTGGTCGTGCACATTGTGCGACAGCATCATCACGCCGCGCGGCGAATACATCACATTGTAATTGAGCTCCTGCGACAGCCCTTCCCAGAGCTTCATCGAGTGCTCGTAAATGTGCATGCTCTCTTCATAGAGATAGTTGGAGCGGATGATGGTGGTGTTGCGGCCGGTATTGCCGCCTCCGAGCCAACCCTTTTCCAGGACCGCAACATTGGTGATGCCGTGTTCCTTGGCGAGGTAATAGGCAGCGCCGAGCCCGTGGCCGCCGCCACCAATGATGATGACGTCATATTCGGGTCGCGGCTCCGGCGAAGTCCACTGCTTTTCCCAGCCCCTGTGCCCGCGCAGAGCCTCCCGCGCTACGGCAAAAACCGAATATTTCCGCATCCGCCATCATCTCCTTCAGGCAAAGGCATTTTCGTCGTGGCCATACAAATCGCAAATCGAATTGCGGCACAACGGTTCTTTTGCGACGTGAAAGAGCTTTTGTTTTGACACGACGCGCAGCATATCGCCTCTATTGGCGCGATCTGCCTTCGCGGCTGCGGCATAATCCTTTTCTCACCCAACAGGGCAGGCAGAACGAGCCTGCCGTAAATGTTAGTATCCCCTTATGTGGGGTGTTAGATGTTGGGTTGGCGTAGCATATGGATCGCGGGCTTCTGCTTCGCGCTGTTAGGCGCATGGCCTGCG
This genomic window contains:
- a CDS encoding sarcosine oxidase subunit gamma; its protein translation is MAEVAIRKPALSGLLAGSATVRLTVAPVATRIALRAPAGSVSTLSSALGVTLPAAPKTSGSAGGRSALWLGPDEWLVIDEAGSDLLSLLSGADALHSAVDVSHRNVGIIVSGPGAEVTLSAGCPQDLSLEIFPVGACSRTIFGKAEIVLFRTEDDTFRVECWRSFSEYVFGLLAEGAEDASH
- a CDS encoding alpha-D-glucose phosphate-specific phosphoglucomutase, with protein sequence MIKSVPSTPYQDQKPGTSGLRKKVPVFQQPNYAENFIQSIFDSLEGYQGKCLVIGGDGRYYNREVIQKAIKMAAANGFGKVMVGKGGILSTPAASHIIRKYKAFGGIILSASHNPGGPTEDFGIKYNVNNGGPAPEKITDAIFARSKVIDSYKIADFADVNIDRIGKEELPGGTILSVIDPVEDYAALMEELFDFGAIRNLISLGFRIAFDAMSAVTGPYAKEIFENRLGSPSGSVRNFMPLPDFGGHHPDPNLVHAKELYDEMMGEDAPDFGAASDGDGDRNLIIGRGIFVTPSDSLAILAANANLAPGYSGGLAGIARSMPTSGAADRVAEKRGIGIYETPTGWKFFGNLLDAGMATICGEESAGTGSNHVREKDGLWAVLLWLNVLAVRGESVQDIVTQHWQTYGRNYYSRHDYEGVDSDAANGLVDNLRAQLSTLPGKTFGDLTVEKADDFAYHDPVDKSVSEHQGIRVLFAGGSRVVFRLSGTGTSGATLRVYIERYEPDSTRHNIETQEALADLIAAAESIANIRERTGRNEPTVIT
- the glgC gene encoding glucose-1-phosphate adenylyltransferase; the encoded protein is MAYVLAGGRGSRLKELTDRRAKPAVYFGGKARIIDFALSNALNSGIRRIGVATQYKAHSLIRHMQRGWNFFRPERNESFDILPASQRVSETQWYEGTADAVYQNIDIIEDYGVEYMVILAGDHVYKMDYEYMLQQHVDSGADVTIGCLEVPRMEAVGFGVMHVNEKDEIFAFIEKPADPPGIPDKPDFALASMGIYVFRTKFLLDLLRRDAADPTSSRDFGKDIIPYIVKNGKAVAHRFAKSCVRSDFEHEPYWRDVGTIDAYWQANIDLTAIVPALDIYDKSWPIWTYAEITPPAKFVHDDEDRRGSATSSVVAGDCIISGASLNRSLLFTGVRANSFSKLDGAVILPNVKIGRRAQLKNVVIDHGVVIPEGLVVGEDPELDARRFRLTESGICLITQPMIDKLDI
- a CDS encoding sarcosine oxidase subunit beta family protein, with translation MRKYSVFAVAREALRGHRGWEKQWTSPEPRPEYDVIIIGGGGHGLGAAYYLAKEHGITNVAVLEKGWLGGGNTGRNTTIIRSNYLYEESMHIYEHSMKLWEGLSQELNYNVMYSPRGVMMLSHNVHDQQSFKRHIHANRLYGIDNEWLTPEQAKAYCPPLDISATARYPINGAALQRRGGTARHDAVAWGYARAASDRGVHIIQNCEVTGIRRGPDGRVTGVETSRGFIGAKKVAVSAAGHTTTIMKMADVRVPLQSSPLQALVSEPLKPIFPCVVMSNTVHAYISQSDKGELVIGAGTDQYNSYSQTGGLQIITHTLDAICELFPMFRRVKMMRQWGGIVDNTPDRSAIQSKTPVPGLYVNCGWGTGGFKATPGSANLFAHLIARDEPHKFNAGLTLERFRSGRLIDEAAAAAVAH
- a CDS encoding sarcosine oxidase subunit delta, which translates into the protein MLLIYCPYCQEERSELEFRGAGDAHIARPTNIASISDEEFEEYFFLRDNPKGLIFERWRHMHGCGRFFNAARDTVSDKFIMTYKAGEPKPEIGTAAEPHAPVETYEAVEGEAQ
- a CDS encoding MaoC family dehydratase; its protein translation is MVMDISLSEVRGLVGTETGLSDWILVDQEMIDAFAGATSDHQFIHVDPVRAAAESPFGGTIAHGFLTLSLLSTMNYNCLPKVREQTMGINYGFDKIRFMSPVRSGTRIRGHFVLADARFRGAGMLMTTYDVSIEIENEKKPALTARWITIIQFDPKDRPEDA
- the glgA gene encoding glycogen synthase GlgA produces the protein MKVLSVSSEVFPLIKTGGLADVAGALPIALKSFGVETKTLMPGYPSVMKMLQNPVVRLELPDLLGQPARILEVEHQGLDILVLDAPAYYDRPGGPYLDTTGKDHPDNWRRFAALSLAGSEIAAGLLPGWRPDLVHAHDWQAALVPVYMRYYPTPELPSVLTIHNIAFQGQFGADIFPGLRLPLHAFATESIEYYGTVGFLKGGLQTATALTTVSPSYADEILTSEFGMGLEGVIASRRDVLHGIVNGIDADIWNPATDPVVHTHYGPTTLKNRLENRRSIEEFFHLDHDDAPIFCVISRLTWQKGMDLVASTADRIVALGGKLVVLGSGEAALEGALLAAAHRNPGRIGVSIGYNEPMSHLMQAGCDAIIIPSRFEPCGLTQLYGLRYGCVPIVARTGGLNDTVIDANHAALAAKVATGIQFAPVNEESMLQALRRAMHLYADQKVWTQLQKQGMKSDVSWEKSAERYVALYSSLVSKGM
- the glgX gene encoding glycogen debranching protein GlgX, with product MGGNSSAQGGAIVFETGVEFSVWSHHAAQIDLCLFDDADKEYARLPMARDSDHVFRLFVDGLKEGARYGYRADGIYAPDNGLWFDPSKLLIDPYAKAVDGPFHYDPRLGIFGEDTQHLIPKSVVTKDAPVKIQKPLFKQGGFIYEVAVKPFTILHPEVPEAQRGTVAALAHPSVVAHLKRIGVDAIELMPITAWIDERHLPPLGLTNGWGYNPVAFMALDPRIVPGGVAELSDTVAKLHEEGIAVILDLVFNHTGESDRYGTTLSLRGIDNLSYYRHVADRPSVLVNDTGTGNTVACDHPHVQRLIIDSLRHFVRNAGIDGFRFDLAPVLGRTANGFDRNGTLAAILADDLLGDRIMIAEPWDIGPSGYQLGNFPAPFQEWNDRARDDVRCYWRGDDWKTGSLATVLAGSSNIFSANGGTETRSVNFLAAHDGFTLMDLVSYNGKHNEANGENNRDGHNENHSWNNGVEGETAYPVIRERRKADVRALISTLFASRGSIMLTAGDEGGRTQHGNNNAYCQDNEITWVDWKQLDEGLIAHTAFVAALRHRFSVFSDLAFFSGNGDVEWISLSGEPMTTGEWETPSFSTLGMILATEDRSSRKQTRLAVLFNRSEQHQVFTLPSAGEANWRQLVPDGARKVGGRATVEPRSVAFFVEN